The Mycolicibacterium fluoranthenivorans genomic interval GATGTGGATCTGCACGATCTGGGCTACACCCTGGCCCGTCGCCGCTCGCACCGGTCGGTGCGCACGACGGTGGTGGCCGATTCCACCGAGTCGCTGATCACCGCGCTGCGCGAGGTCGCCGACGGCGGAGCGCCCTACGAGGCCGCCGTCGGGGCCGATGACCGCGGCCCGGTCTGGGTGTTCTCCGGACAGGGTTCGCAGTGGGCCGGCATGGGCGCCGGCCTGCTGGCCACCGAACCGGTGTTCGCGGCCACCATCGCCGCTTTGGAGCCCTTGATCGCCGAGGAGTCCGGCTTCTCAGTCACCGAGGCGATGTCCGTGCCCGAGACCGTCACCGGGATCGGCAAGGTCCAGCCCACCGTCTTCGCGGTACAGGTCGCCCTGGTGGCCACCCTGAAGGCTTACGGGGTGACCCCCGGTGCGGTGATCGGGCACTCGATGGGTGAGATCGCCGCCGCGGTCGCGGCCGACGTGCTGTCCCTCGAAGACGCCGTCAAGGTCATCTGCCGCCGCTCGCAGCTGATGAGCCGGGTGGCCGGCACCGGAGCGATGGCTTCGGTGGAACTGCCCGCCAAGCAGGTGCTCTCCGAACTGCAGGCCCGCGGTGTCAACGATGTCGTCCTGGCCGTGGTGGCCTCGCCGACGTCGACCGTCGTCGGCGGTGCCAAGGAGTCCGTCCTCGAGCTGGTGGCCGAGTGGGAACGCCGCGAGATCATGGCACGTGAGGTGGCCGTGGACGTCGCCTCGCACACCCCGCAGGTGGACCCGATCCTCGACGACCTCGCCGATGCCCTCGCGGACCTGGACCCGGGCGACCCGAGCGTCCCGTACTACTCGGCGACCATGTACGACCCGCGCGACCTGGTGGACTGGGATGCCGACTACTGGGTGGACAACCTGCGCCACACCGTGCGCTTCGCCGCGGCGGTGCAGGCCGCGCTGGAGGACGGCTACCGGGTGTTCAACGAGCTGTCCCCGCATCCGCTGCTGACCCACGCGGTCGACCAGACGGCCCGCTCGCTGGACATCACCTTTGCGGCGCTGGCCAGCGTCCGCCGTCAACAGGAGCTCCCGCACGGGCTGCTGGGCGTGGTGGCCGATCTGCACAACGCCGGGGCCGAGGTCGACTTCTCGGTGCTGTACCCGACCGGTCGCCTCGTCGATGCTCCGCTGCCGACGTGGACCCGGCGTCCGCTGATGCTGGTGCGCGATCCGAACGAGCTGCCCCCGGGCGGTGCCACGCTGTCGGTGCACCCCCTGCTGGGCGCCCATGTGCGGCTGCCGGAAGAGCCGGAGCGGCACGCCTGGCAGTCCGATGTGGGCACCGACACCCAGCCGTGGTTGGGCGACCACCAGGTGCACAACGTCGCCGCACTCCCGGGTGCCGCCTACTGCGAGATGGCCCTGGCGGCCGCCGCGACGGTGCTCGGCGACGGCGCCGAGGTGCACGACATCAGCTTCGACGAGATGCTGCTGCTGGAAGACCACACAGTGGTGTCGGCGGCTTCCACCGTCTCCGCGCCGGGCGCGGCCGACTTCCAGGTCGAGACCTACCACCAGGGTGAGAAGGTGCAGCGGGCGGCCGCCGCGCTGCGCGCCGGTGACGCCGAGGTGCCTGCCGGCCGTGACATCGACGCGCTGCTGGCCGCTCACCCGAAGCGTCTGGACGGGGCCGAGCTGCGGGTCTGGTACAGCCAGCGCGGTATCCAGTACGGACCTGCGTTCGCGGGTCTGGTGGCGGTCAATGTCAACGACGGTGAGAGCGGGCCGGACGACTCGGTGCTCGCGGAGGTGTCGCTGCCCGGGTCGATCCGGTCCCAGCAGGCCGCCTACGGCGTGCATCCCGCGCTGCTCGACGCCTGCTTCCAGGCGGTCGGCGCCCATCCCGCGATCTTCGGTGACGCCTTCGGTTCGCTGCTGCTGCCGATGGGTGTCGCCAAGCTCCGCAGCTACGGTTCGACGCGCAATGTGCACTACTGCCATGCCCGGCTGACCAGTGTCACGGCCGCGACGGTCGAGGTGGATCTGGATCTGCTGGACGAAGACGGCAACGTCCTGCTCGCGGTCACCGGACTGCGGCTGGGTAGCGGTGTGTCGGACACCGGCCGGCTGGAGCGCACCTTCAACGACCGCTTGCTGACCATCGAGTGGGGCCAGCAGGAGCTGCCCGAGGTGGAATACGCGAATCCGGGCAGCTGGCTGCTGATCAGCACCTCGGATGCGGCGGACCTGCTGGCCACCAAACTGGCGGACGCCATCAAGGCGCACGGTGTGGACGTCACCACGATGGTGTGGCCGCAGCATTCCGACCATGACGCCCAGGCCGTGCGGCTGCGTGAACTGCTGGCCTCCAACGTCTTCGGCGATGTGCTGGTGGTGACCCCGCCGCGGCGTGGCGTCACCGATCAGCAGTCCGGGATACGCGGCGGGGACACCGTCCGGCACCTGGTGCACATCGCCAGGGAGCTGCCCGAGGTGCCCGGTCAGGCGCCGCGCCTGCACGTCGTCACGCGCAACGCGCAGACGGTGCTGCCCGACGACTCCGCCAACCTGGACGAGGCCGGGCTGCGTGGCCTGGTGCGGGTGATCGGTACCGAACACCCGCAGCTGCGGGTCACCCAGATCGACGTCGACGACTACACCGATGCCACCCCGGTGGCGGCGCAGCTGGTGTCGGGCTCGGATGAGGACGAGACGGCGTGGCGCGGCGGAAAGTGGTTCGTGGCCCGTCTGGTGTCGGGGCCGCTGCGTCCCGAGGAGCGTCGCACCACGGTGGTGAACCCGGCCCGCGACGGACTCCGTCTGCAGATCCGGACCCCCGGCGATATCGAGACCCTCGAGTTGGCCGCCTTCGAGCGCGTCGCTCCCGGGCCCGGTCAGATCGAGGTCGCGGTGACGGCGTCGAACCTGAACTTCGCCGACGTGCTGATCGCCTTCGGTCGGTACCCGAGCTTCGAGGGCCGCCAGCCCAAGCTCGGCGGTGACTTCGCCGGTGTCGTCACCGCGGTCGGCCCGGGCGTGGTCGGTCACAAGGTGGGCGACCGGGTCGGTGGCGTCTCCGCCGTCGGCACGTGGGCGACCTTTGTCACCTGCGACGCCAACCTGGCCGTGACTCTGCCGCCCGGCCTGCCGACGAATCGGGCCGCGGCGGTGCCGAGTGCACACGCCACCGCTTGGTACGGCCTGCACGACCTGGCCCGGATCGCCGCCGGTGACAAGGTGCTGATCCACTCGGGCACCGGTGGTGTCGGCCAGGCCGCCATCGCCATCGCGCGCGCCGCCGGTGCGGAGATCTATGCCACCGCGGGCAGCGAAGCGCGTCGGGAACTGTTGCGCGGCATGGGAATCGAGCATGTCTACGACTCGCGCAGCACGGAATTCGCCGCACAGATCCGCCGCGACACCGATGGCTACGGCGTGGACATCGTGCTGAACTCGCTGACCGGCGCGGCTCAGCGGGCCGGGCTGGAACTGCTGTCGTTCGGCGGCCGGTTCGTCGAGATCGGCAAGCGCGATATCTACGGCGACACCCGGTTGGGTCTCTTCCCGTTCCGGCGCAACCTGTCGTTCTACGCCGTCGACCTCGCGTTGCTGTCGCTGACCAACCCGGACACGGTGCATCGCCTGCTCGAGGTCTGCTACCAGCAGATCGCCGACGGTGTCCTGCCGCTGCCGGAGACCACGCACTACCCGCTGGAGGACGGCGCCACCGCGATCCGCGTCATGGGTGCGGCCGAGCACACCGGCAAGCTCGTGCTCGACATGCCCCACGGCGGGCAGATCCAGGCGGTGGTCCCGCCGGAGGAGGCCCAGGTCCTGCGCGGCGACGGCGCCTACATCGTGACCGGCGGTCTGGGCGGTCTCGGCCTGTTCCTGGCCGAGAAGCTGGGTGCCGCGGGAGCGGGCAGGATCGTGCTCAACGGCCGGTCCGCGCCGTCGCAGCACGCCCAGGAGGTCATCGACCAGATCCGGCGCGGCGGTACCGAGGTGGAGGTGTCACTCGGTGACATCGCCGAGCCGGAGACCGCCGACCGTCTGGTGGTGGCGGCCTGCGCCACCGGCCTGCCGCTGCGCGGGGTGCTGCACGGCGCGGCGGTCGTCGAGGACGCCGCTCTGCTGAACATCTCCGACGAGCTCGTCGAACGCGACTGGGCACCCAAGGTGTACGGCGCCTGGAATCTGCACACCGCGACGGCCAAGCAGCAACTCGACTGGTTCTGCATGTTCTCGTCGGCTGCGGCACTGGTCGGATCGCCCGGTCAGGGCGCGTACGCGGCGGCCAACAGCTGGCTGGACGCTTTCGCGCACTGGCGGCGCAGCGAGGGCCTGCCCGCCACGGCCATCGCGTGGGGGCCGTGGGCGGAGATCGGCGCCGGCACCGGCCTGGCATCCGAGAGCGGCGAGGCCGCCATCGGGCCCGACGAAGGTGCGTACGCCTTTGACCGGCTGCTGCGGCACGACCGGGCCTACACCGGCTACGCTTCGTTGTCGGGGACGTCGTGGATCACCGCGTTCGCACAGAACACGCGGTTCGCCGAGGCGTTCCGGTCCACCGGGCCGCGAAGCGGCGGTACCAGCAGTGCGTTCCTGGCAGAGCTGCACGATCTGCCGCGCGAAGAGTGGCCGGCCAGGATGCGCAAGATGGTCGCCGAGCAGGTCAGTTTGATTCTGCGGCGTGCGGTGGATCCCGACCGCCCGCTGACTGAATATGGTCTCGATTCCCTGGGGACTCTCGAGGTACGCACCCGCATCGAGGCGGAAACAGGTATTCGTATTGGTTCAGCAGATATCAGCACCGTTCGGGCGCTGACGGAGCGTCTCATCGGCGCTTTGGCGCCCGACTCGCCAGTATCGGTCCCGTCGTGAGGACGGAGAGCGCGTCGATGCGCACCCCGTCCGACGACGTCGTCCAGGTAGGAGACCAATAAGTGGTTGCGATGAAGCCGATACAAGAGTGGATCGGTGAACCAGGTGTGGTGATCTCTTGGCATCCGTCGCGGGCGTCGCTGGCAAAGGTGCGCGAGGCACCGGTCAGCGATGTGCCCACCAGCTATCAGCAGGAACAGCATCTGCTCGCCTATCGCAAGCATCTGGCCGAGGGCACCGATATGGCCCGGCTCATCATCCCGGGCTGGGATGTGCCCGGGCAGTGCGATGTGCGCGCGATGACGCATGTGATCAACGCCTATCTGCGCAGGCATGACACGTTCCACAGTTGGTTCGAGTTCGCCGGCTCCGCTGGAGAGACCGGCGAGATCATCCGGCATACCGTGACCAACCCGCGCGATATCAAGTTCGTGGCCACCGAGCACGGCGAGATGGCGGCCGCGGAATGGCGCGACCACGTGATGTCGACCCCGGACCCCTGGCAGTGGGACTGCTTCCACTTCGGTGTCATCCAGCGGGCCGACCATTTCACCATCTACATCAGCGTCGACCACGTGCACACCGATGCGATGTTCATCGGGTTGGCGTTCGTCGAGATCCACATGATGTACGACGCGCTGGTGCGCGGCGAGGCGCCGTTGCAGCTTCCCGAGGCGGGCAGCTACGCGGAGTACTGCATCGCGCAGCGCCAGTACACCGCCGATCTGACCACCGATTCCGACGAGGTGCGCGGGTGGATCGACTTCCTCGAACTCAACGGCGGCACGCTGCCCGGGTTCTCGCTGCCGCTGGGCGACGCGTCGGTGACGCACTCCGGTGACGTCATCACCCTGCAGCTGCTCGATCAGGACCAGACCGACAAGTTCGAGAAGGCGTGCACCGCGGCCGGTGCGCGGTTCAGCGGCGGCGTGTTCGCCTGCGGCGCCCTGGCGCATGCGGCCCTGACCGGTGAGGACACCTACTCGGTGATCACTCCGACCACCACGCGGCGCACCCAGCTCGACTTCATGACCACGGGCTGGTTCACCGGCCTGGTGCCGATCGCGGTCCCGGTGGACATCACCTCGTTCGGGGATACCGCGCTGGCGGCACAGGCATCGTTCGACGGCGGGATGGATCTGGCGCACGTCCCGTTCGAACGCGTCCTGGAACTGGCTTTCGAAGAAGGGGTCGAGGGGGTTCGTCCGCCGGATCCCGGTACCCCGATGTTGTCGTTCATCGATGTCGGCATGCTGCTGCCGGGCGTCATCGAGCACTTCCAGAGCCTGGGCGGCCGGATCTACAGTGATCCCCGGTCCGCGTACCAGGTCGGCATGTGGGTGAACCGGGGGGAGAAGGAGACGACGGTGACGGTCGCCTTCCCGAACAACTCGATCGCCCGGGAGTCGGTGCTGCGCTACGTCGAGTCGATGCGCGAGGTCTACCTGCGGGTGATCGACGGACTGGTTCCGGTGGAGTCCTTCACCGACACCGATGCGGCCGATCTCGACCTCAAGACCGCCTGACCGCATTTCTTCATGGAGGTGACGGTGCGATGACGCGTGCCACCACAACGCCGGACGCCACGAGCAACCCGGATGCCGCACGACAAGACGATGTGCTCTCGTTCACCGATCAGGTGATGTTCCTGGCTCTGCGCGCCACCGGCGCGGAGTCGGTGGTCCAGGCCAACTGGATCTACGAGCATCCCATCGACTACGACGGCCTGCGTAAGTTCTTCGACGGCATGGGTTATGGGCTGATGGGCCGGCGCATCGAGCCCTCCCCGCTGCCGTTCGGGCGGCACCGCTGGGTGACGGTGCACGGACCGCAGCAGGAGCTGGAGATCGCCGAACCACGTCCGCGTTCCGAACTCAGCGACTGGGTCGACGAACGGACGGCGATGCCGCTGGATCCCGAGCACGGTCCGAGTTGGCATATCGGTGTGCTGCCGATGACCGACGGTTCCACCGCGGTATCGCTGACGGCCTCGCACTGCACCGGTGACGGCAGTGCCGGGGTGCTCGCACTGCTGGAGGCGGCGCACCAGGCCCGGCTGCATCACGGCTGGAACCCGCCCCACGCCCGTACCCGGCGACAGGCCGTCGTCGAGGATCTGCGCGTCACGGTGCGCGGACTGCCCGAACTGGGCCGCACCCTGGTCGCGGCCGCCAAACTCGCCTACGCTCGCCGCCACGAGATCTCCCGGTCCGGCGCGGTGCGGGTGGCGAAGCCGACGGGTCCCGATCACCTGGTGAAGGTGCCTGCGCTTTCGGTGTTCATCCCGACGGCGGAGTGGGACGCGCGCGCGGAAAGTCTTGGTGGAAACAGTTATTCGCTGGTGGCCGGCTTCGCCGCCAAGTTGTCCGAACGGCTGGGCCGGCATCGCGTCGAGGACGGTCTGGTGACGCTCAATGTGCCGCAGGCCGACCGGCAGTTCGGCGACACCCGCGCCAACGCGGTGAAACTGGCCGATATCGTCGTCGACCCGACCAAGGTGACCACCGACCTGTCCCACGCCCGTGCGGCACTGAAGGCGGGCATCACCGCGGCCCGCGAGGTGCCGGACGAGACGTTGCAGCTGCTGCCGCTGGTCCCGTGGGTGCCCAAACGCGCCGTGCACGCGGTGGCCGATGTGGTGTTCGGGTTCTCCGCGGATATGCCGGTGTCATGCTCGAACATGGGCGAGCTGCCCCCCGACGTCGCCCTGGCCGACGGCACCCCGGCCGAATACATGTTCTTCCGCGGCGTGGACCGCACCATCACCCGGCACTCGCTGGAAAAGCGTGGTGGCCTGCTCACCGTGGTGGCCCTGCGCCTCAACGGCACGATCGCGCTCAGCGTCGTCGCCTACAAACCCGGCGCGGAGAACTCCAAGCCGTGGTTGCGTGATGTGATCATCAGCACGCTCGCGGAATTCGGCCTGTCCGGCCCGGTCGAGTAACGGCAGATCCCAGGAGTGCAGATGGACAACCGCCTGGCCCTGTTCGACGAAGGCATGGTCCGGTCGTTGAACGCCACCGGCCGGATGCAGACGATCCAGTGTGTCTGGGTCTACGAGCGCCCCATCGACATGGCGGGCGTGCGGCGCTTCCACCGCAATTTCGGTTACGGCATGGCGGGCCGGCGCATCGAGCGTTCGCCGCTGCCGTTCGGCCGGTACCGGTGGGTGGCCACACCGGGACCGGCGTCCCCGCTGGAGGTCAACGAGACACCGATCCCGCGCGAGGACCTCAACGACTGGATCGATTTCCGGTCCCAGATCCACGTCGACGCCGAGGAGGGCCCGGGTTGGCATATCGCCGTCCAGCCGCTGGACGACGGCTCGACGGCGGTCTGCGTGGTGGGCACGCACTGCCTGGGTGACGGCGTCGGCGCCGCACTGGCGGTGTGGGCGGCCGTGATCGACAACAAGATCGACATCGGTTATCCCGCACCGTATTCCCGCCGCACCGGGCGCGCCATCGCGGCGGACCTGTGGGATACCGTGCGCGAGCTGCCGCAGGCGGCGCGGGCGGCGGCCAAACTGGTCAGGCTCGTCCGCGAAGGCGCCGAGAACGCCCCCGCGCATGCGGGCGGGAGCACACCCGCGCCGCGGAAGAAGCCCACCGGTCCCGACGAGCCCGTCCTGGTGCCGTGGACGTCGGTCTGGATCGACCCCGCGCTCTGGGAGGAGCGGGCCCACGCCCTGGGCGGTAACACTTACGCGCTGCTGGCCGGTTTCGCTGCCCGGTTGGGCGAACGGTTGGATCGCCGCGGCCCCGACGGCAGTGTGACGTTGATGATCGCCAAGGCCGACCGCGGTGACAAGGATTATCGCGCCAACGCGATGTCGCTGACCAACGTCAAGGTCGACCCGACCCCGGTGACCAAGGATCTGACCGCGGTGCGGGCTGTCGTCCGCGAGGCGCTCAAGACCAACGAGGAGACGCCCAATCCGCTCCTGGACGTGCTACCGCTGGTGCCTTTGCTGCCGCGCAAGGCCGTCCGGCTGTTGGCCGACAGCATCGTGGGTGCCAACGACCTGCCCGTCACCTGCTCGAATATCGGTGTCATGCCCGAGGCCCTGGCCTCGGTGGATGGCACCCCGGCGGATTTCACCGTGTTCCGCGGCGTCGATCAGGGACTCACCCGACACTTCCTGGAACTCAGCGGCGGCCAGTTGGTTGTGGTTTCCGTGCTGGTAGGTGGCAAAATCAACATCGGCGTCGAGGCGTACAAGCCCGGTGCCGAAAACTCCAAGGCGCTCCTTCGGGAGCTGGTCGCCGACACCCTGGCCGAATTCGAACTCACCGGCGAGATTCGATAGCACGCCGGCCGTGCTGACTGACAGAGCGTGATGACTGATAGAGGTTTATGCCCATGACACAGAGTTCTCTCGTCGGTGTGCTGCGCGAACGCGCCAGTCTGCAGCCCGATGACCTGGCATACACCTATCTGAACTACGAGATCGATCCCGACGGTGTCGCCATCAGCCTCACCTGGGCCCAGCTGCACCGGCGGGTGCACAGCCTGGCCTGGGAACTTCGCCAGATCGCCGAGATCGGCGAACGCGCCGTCATCGTCGCGCCGCAGGGGCTGGAGTACGTCGTCGCGTTCCTGGCCACGCTGCAGGCCGGTCTGATCGGGGTCCCGCTGTCGGCACCCAAGGTGGGCCGGCACGACGAGCGCATCGCCGCCGTCATCGCGGACTCGGCCCCGGCCCTGCTGCTCACCACGTCGGCCGTCACCGAATCGCTGACCGAATACGCGGTCGCGAGCGAGGACCGCCCGGCACCGGTGATCATCGAGGTCGACAAGCTGGACCTGGACGAGCGGCGCAAGAACCTCAAGTCCCGGGAGGAGTTCCCGGAGACGGCGTACCTCCAGTACACCTCCGGGTCCACCCGCACCCCGGCCGGCGTGATGGTCACCAACGCCAACGTGTCGGCGAACTTCGAGCAGTTCGTGCACGACGAGTTCGCCGCGCACGGCAATGTGGCACCGCCGAACACCACGGTGGCCATCTGGCTGCCCTTCTACCACGACATGGGCCTGCTCTTTGGGATCGGCTATCCCATCCTGGGCGGCTGGCACACCGTGTTCACCACCCCGATGGCGTTCGCGGCCAAGCCCGCCCGCTGGGTCCAGATGATGGCGAGCTACCCGAATGTGCTGACCGCCGGCCCCAACTTCGCCTTCGAGCTGGCCGCCGGCCGCACCACCGATGAGGATATGGCCGGGCTCGACCTCGGCGGCGTCGCAGCGCTGGTCAGCGGTGCCGAGCGGGTGCACGAGGCCACGCTGCGCCGCTTCGCGCAGCGGTTCGCCAAGTTCAACTTCCATCCCGAGGTGCTCAAGCCGTCCTACGGACTGGCCGAGGCCACCCTCTACGTCGCCACCCGCGAGGCCGGCAGCCCGCCCAGTGTCGCCGCGTTCGACGCCGACAAGCTGGCCGCCGGGCACGCCGAGCGCTGCGCGTTGGAGGACGGCACCGCGCTGGTCAGCTACGGCACGGAGACCTCACCGCTGGTGCGCATCGTCGATCCGGAGACCGGTGTCGAATGCCCGGCCGGGATCATCGGTGAGATCTGGACCTACGGCGAGAACAACTGCCTCGGCTACTGGCGCAAGCCGGAGCAGACTGAGCGGGTCTTCAAAGCCGAGATCGTCGGCCCGACCGCGGGTACGCCCGCAGGTCCGTGGCTGCGCACCGGCGACCTCGGGGTCATTTCCGAGGGCGAGCTGTTCATCATCGGCCGGATCAAGGATCTGCTGATCGTGCGCGGCCGCAACCACTACCCGGACGACATCGAGTCCACCATCAGCGAGATCACCGGGGGCCGGGTGGCCGCCTTCTCGGTCGAGGAGGACCGCACCGAGCAGCTGGTCGCGGTGATCGAGATCAAGAAGCGCGAACAGATCGCCGAGGACGAGCTGGCGTTGATCAAGCGCGATGTGGCGACCGCGGTGTCGGAGACACACGGGATCAGCGCCGCCGATCTGGTCTTCGTGCCGAGCGGTTCGATCCCGCTGACCACCAGCGGTAAGGTGCGCCGGTCGTCGTCGGCGGAGTTGTACCGCAATCGCCAGTTCGACCGGCTGGACGACAAAGTGCAGTCGGCCTGAGACCGTCGGGTTTCGTGACAGGGACAGACAACACCCTCGCCTACATCGATCAGACGTCGTTCCACGGACTCCGGGCCCTCGGCCGCGGACCCATCATGCAGTACATCTGGATCTACCGGCGGCCGATCGACATGGCCGGCGTGCGGCGTTTTCACCGCAACCTGGTGGGCACGCTGCTGGGCCGGCGCATCGAGTGCTCGCCGCTGCCGATCGGCAGGCATCGGTGGGTGGCCGAGCCGGAGCCGCCCGGGATCGACACCTACGCCGAGCCCCGGTCCCGCGAGCAGGTGTGGGACTTCGCCGACGAGCACGTGGCCCTGCCGATCGACCCGGCGAGCGGGCCGGGGTGGCGTCTCGGGGTCCAACCCCTGACCGACGGCGGCGCCGCGCTGAGCTTGACGGCGTCGCACTCGGTGGCCGACGGTCAGGGCTTCTCGATGGCCGTCGCCGACGCCGTCAACGGGGTCGTCCTGGATCTCGGCTATCCACCGCCGGGGTCGCGGCCGCGCGGCAGGGCGCTGCGTGAGGACGGCGTGCAGGTGTTGCGGGCGGTGCCGTCGATGGGACGCGCGATCGCGGCCACCGTCGCGGTCGCACGCAGCGAGCGCGCGGATCTGGCGACGTCGTTCCGGACCGCGGCGCAGCCACCGCGCGACGGTGACGACCGCCCGGTGGTGGCGCCGAACGTCACGGCTTTCATCGATATCGATGACTGGGATCGAACCGCGAAAGCCCTTGGTGGAACCAGTAACTCGCTGTTCGCCGGGCTCGCGGCGCGGCTCGGCGCCCGGCGCGGCCGGGTGGCCGCCGACGGGCTGGTCAAACTCTCCTGGCCGGTCAGTGAGCGGCAGCCGGGGGACACCCGCGCCAATGCGCTCATCGCCACGCATATGACCGCCGATCCGGCCGTGGTCACCGCCGACCTCGCGGGTGTCCGCGCGGCCATGAAACAGGCGCTGTCGGAATCTGCCGAGATGTCGGCCCGGTTGATGGGGCCGCTGCCGCTGACGCCGCTCACGCCGAAGGCGTTGGTACGCCGCCTGGAAGCCATGGTGGTGTCGGTGAACAGCCCGATCGGCTGCTCGAACATGGGGGAGCTCGACCCCGCGGTGAACCGGCCCGACGGCACCGACGCGGACTACGTCTCGCTGCGGCTGCTGGAACCGCGGATCACCTCACGCGACCTCAATCAGATGAACGGGTATCTGGGGCTGGTGTCGGGCCGGCTGCACGGACGGGTCTTCGTCGCGGCGGGCGGCTGGACCGTGGGCGGCGACAACTCGCGCGCCGCGATCCGGCACGCGCTGGCCGGCGCCTTGGACGATTTCGGGCTCGCGGCGACGTTCTAGCCGGTCCGGACGGGGCGTGCCGCGTGCTCGATCAGGTCGGCTGCCGAGGCCACGCTCTGCGCCGGCGTGGCCAGACCGGCGGCGAACTCGCGGGCCCGCCGGGCGACGGCCGGATCCAGCACGGTCCGCAGCGCGGCGGTGAGCGACTTCTTGTTCATCGAGGTGAACCGTTGCGAGGTCCCGATTTTCAGCTTGCGCACGGCCCTCGCCCACACCGGCTGATCGGCGGACACCCACAACACCAGGGTGGGCACACCGGCTCGGGCGCCCGCGGCGGTGGTTCCGGCGCCACCGTGGTGCACGACGGCCCGGCAGGCCGGGAACACCGCGGAGTGGTTCACCGCGCCGACCAGCTTGACGTGCTCGGCCGCCGCGATCTCGTCGAGCTCCCAGACGCCGGCGCTGATCAGCGCGCGTTCACCCAGTTCGGCGCAGACCTGGGTGATCATGGCGACCGCGTCGGCGGGGGACTCCACCGGCATGCTGCCGAAGCCGAAGTAGATCGGCGGGGTGCCGGCGTTGATCCAGGAGGTCACCTCCTCGTCGATGGCCGTCTCCAGCCCCAGGGTGATCGCGCCGACCAGGGGACGCGTGCCGCCCCACTCCTGCGCCAGGCCGGGGAAGAAGGTCGGGTCGTAGGCCTGGATCTCCAACGCCCCCGCCTCGACGATGCGCCGCGCCGAGCGGATGTTGGTGGCCGGCAAGCCCAGGGTGCGGCGCTGGGCGTCCTCGGCGGACTTGCCGAGGCGCCACAGGGCCCACTCGCCAACCGCGAAGCTGGGTTTGATGGCCCACGACGGTAGCGGTACCGCCAGCAGGTGGCTGTTGGGCCGGGCCGGGAAGTAGTGCAGGGCCGCCATCGGGATGTCGTAGCGCTCGGCGACGTTGGCGGCCACCTCCTGATAGGTGGTCCCGGTCAGGATGAGGTCGGCATCGGCGGCCAGCTCGGTGAGGGTGGCGTTCATATCCGCCCACCCGTCGGTGTAGTAGGCGATGCCCTCCTTGATGGCGGCCACCGGGTTCTTCAGCTTCCAATAGTTCTGGAACGCGTCGCTTTCCACCTGTTTCTGGGAGTCGACACCATAGGCGACGGCGGGTCCCAGGCCGACCGACTCCACGAAGCCGATGAGATTGGGCGGCACGGCGATCCTGACCTCGTGCCCCCGGTTGCGCAGTTCGCGCGCCACCGCGGCGCAGGGTTCGACGTCGCCGCGCGTGCCGTGGACTGCCACAACGATTCTCATGAGCGGGAAGTCTATTCGGTACCGGCGTCCGCCGGGTCGGCCGATCGGGCGGTCAGCGACTGGCTCTGCTGAACCACTTCGTCTTGACCCGCCAGGAGTGCGCCGAGGTCAGGGCGAAGCCCGCCGCGCACCCACAGGCGAAGATCCAGACCAGCGTGCCGCCATCCCAGATCTGCAAGGGCACGACGTAGGCGGTGACGATCCGGATGGCACAGGCCAGGATGCCGCTCCCCGAGGCGACCAGATAGACATTGGCGATGGCCCGTGACTTGGGGTCTTTGCGCAGCACCAGCAGGGCGCGCACCCCATAGCCGAGCAGGTAG includes:
- the pks2 gene encoding sulfolipid-1 biosynthesis phthioceranic/hydroxyphthioceranic acid synthase; amino-acid sequence: MVETPVTAVAVIGMAVRLPGGIDSPEQMWQALLRGDDYVTTVPLERWDAEEHYDPEVGVPGRSVSKWGAFLDDVAGFDADFFGIGDREATAADPQHRLLLETAWEAVEHAGIDPATLDGSLTGVFMGLTTNDYQLIAADAHAIEGPYGFTHNNYSMASGRVAYHMGLRGPAFTVDSACSSGLLALHMATRSLHIGESDLVLAGGAHIILDPRKYASASAQGMLSGTGRCRAFDENADGFVFAEASAVLLLKRLSDAERDGDRILAVVRGTAANQDGHTVNILTPSNESQTAVYRAALDSGAIDPGTVGFVEAHGTGTPVGDPIEFKSLADVYGGTGPIAIGSLKTNFGHSQSASGVVSVIKSVLALQHGVIPPNLHFTRMPEEMERLGTEFFVPTETTPFPDKGDRPRRAAVSAYGISGSNAHAVLEQAPQAADVPAADGEPGSLLFALSSTSADELRRTAGRLADWVAAHPDVDLHDLGYTLARRRSHRSVRTTVVADSTESLITALREVADGGAPYEAAVGADDRGPVWVFSGQGSQWAGMGAGLLATEPVFAATIAALEPLIAEESGFSVTEAMSVPETVTGIGKVQPTVFAVQVALVATLKAYGVTPGAVIGHSMGEIAAAVAADVLSLEDAVKVICRRSQLMSRVAGTGAMASVELPAKQVLSELQARGVNDVVLAVVASPTSTVVGGAKESVLELVAEWERREIMAREVAVDVASHTPQVDPILDDLADALADLDPGDPSVPYYSATMYDPRDLVDWDADYWVDNLRHTVRFAAAVQAALEDGYRVFNELSPHPLLTHAVDQTARSLDITFAALASVRRQQELPHGLLGVVADLHNAGAEVDFSVLYPTGRLVDAPLPTWTRRPLMLVRDPNELPPGGATLSVHPLLGAHVRLPEEPERHAWQSDVGTDTQPWLGDHQVHNVAALPGAAYCEMALAAAATVLGDGAEVHDISFDEMLLLEDHTVVSAASTVSAPGAADFQVETYHQGEKVQRAAAALRAGDAEVPAGRDIDALLAAHPKRLDGAELRVWYSQRGIQYGPAFAGLVAVNVNDGESGPDDSVLAEVSLPGSIRSQQAAYGVHPALLDACFQAVGAHPAIFGDAFGSLLLPMGVAKLRSYGSTRNVHYCHARLTSVTAATVEVDLDLLDEDGNVLLAVTGLRLGSGVSDTGRLERTFNDRLLTIEWGQQELPEVEYANPGSWLLISTSDAADLLATKLADAIKAHGVDVTTMVWPQHSDHDAQAVRLRELLASNVFGDVLVVTPPRRGVTDQQSGIRGGDTVRHLVHIARELPEVPGQAPRLHVVTRNAQTVLPDDSANLDEAGLRGLVRVIGTEHPQLRVTQIDVDDYTDATPVAAQLVSGSDEDETAWRGGKWFVARLVSGPLRPEERRTTVVNPARDGLRLQIRTPGDIETLELAAFERVAPGPGQIEVAVTASNLNFADVLIAFGRYPSFEGRQPKLGGDFAGVVTAVGPGVVGHKVGDRVGGVSAVGTWATFVTCDANLAVTLPPGLPTNRAAAVPSAHATAWYGLHDLARIAAGDKVLIHSGTGGVGQAAIAIARAAGAEIYATAGSEARRELLRGMGIEHVYDSRSTEFAAQIRRDTDGYGVDIVLNSLTGAAQRAGLELLSFGGRFVEIGKRDIYGDTRLGLFPFRRNLSFYAVDLALLSLTNPDTVHRLLEVCYQQIADGVLPLPETTHYPLEDGATAIRVMGAAEHTGKLVLDMPHGGQIQAVVPPEEAQVLRGDGAYIVTGGLGGLGLFLAEKLGAAGAGRIVLNGRSAPSQHAQEVIDQIRRGGTEVEVSLGDIAEPETADRLVVAACATGLPLRGVLHGAAVVEDAALLNISDELVERDWAPKVYGAWNLHTATAKQQLDWFCMFSSAAALVGSPGQGAYAAANSWLDAFAHWRRSEGLPATAIAWGPWAEIGAGTGLASESGEAAIGPDEGAYAFDRLLRHDRAYTGYASLSGTSWITAFAQNTRFAEAFRSTGPRSGGTSSAFLAELHDLPREEWPARMRKMVAEQVSLILRRAVDPDRPLTEYGLDSLGTLEVRTRIEAETGIRIGSADISTVRALTERLIGALAPDSPVSVPS